The Pseudomonas berkeleyensis genome includes a region encoding these proteins:
- a CDS encoding formyltransferase family protein, giving the protein MTHLDDVLLIAAHSARSQAYVQTLAAHGLMPSHALLLGEAPQSPTTPSEPARELMGVLLPDLGIPLSRTLADCDVPITCLATRDINYQQVIDAVRERAPRLVIFSGYGGQIVKPPLIELGIPLLHVHSGWLPDYRGSTTVYYSLLEEGVCAASAILLDTQIDTGPVLARKRYPAPPLGTDIDRRYDTAIRADLLLEVLRRYQASGELDVVLQQEAEQGNTYYVIHPVLKHLALLSLPGAAD; this is encoded by the coding sequence ATGACCCACCTCGACGACGTTCTGCTGATCGCTGCGCACAGTGCGCGCAGCCAGGCTTACGTGCAGACCCTGGCTGCCCATGGCCTGATGCCCTCCCACGCCTTGCTGCTCGGCGAGGCGCCGCAATCCCCCACGACGCCGAGCGAGCCTGCCCGAGAGCTGATGGGAGTTCTGCTGCCGGATCTGGGCATACCCCTCAGCCGCACCCTGGCCGACTGCGATGTACCCATCACCTGCCTGGCAACACGCGACATCAACTATCAGCAGGTCATCGATGCCGTGCGTGAGCGGGCACCGCGCCTGGTGATCTTCTCAGGGTATGGCGGGCAGATCGTCAAACCGCCCCTGATCGAACTGGGCATCCCGCTGCTGCACGTGCACAGCGGCTGGCTGCCCGACTACCGTGGCAGCACGACCGTCTACTACAGCCTGCTGGAAGAAGGTGTCTGCGCCGCCAGCGCCATTCTGCTCGATACCCAAATCGACACCGGCCCGGTACTGGCTCGCAAACGCTACCCGGCACCGCCGCTGGGCACCGACATCGACCGCCGCTACGACACGGCGATCCGCGCCGACCTGCTGCTGGAGGTGCTGCGCCGCTATCAGGCCAGCGGCGAACTGGACGTGGTGTTGCAGCAGGAAGCCGAACAGGGCAACACCTACTACGTCATTCACCCGGTGCTCAAGCACCTGGCGCTGCTCAGCCTGCCCGGCGCGGCAGACTGA
- a CDS encoding adenylyl-sulfate kinase: MVIWLIGLSGSGKTTLGREITRQWKQQAANTLLVDGDEVRRIFRQDTQAADYSLAGRRLNAERIFELCAWLDAQEINVVCSILSIFPDLRALNRTRFRHYYEVYLNPPMQTLVERDTKGLYRQALAGEMSDMVGVDIPFPPPSAADLEIDTSQPADIAELARDILQRAQGSMA; encoded by the coding sequence ATGGTCATCTGGTTGATCGGCCTGTCCGGCTCGGGCAAGACCACGCTCGGTCGCGAAATCACCCGCCAATGGAAGCAGCAGGCAGCCAATACTCTGCTGGTGGACGGCGACGAGGTTCGGCGCATCTTCCGCCAGGACACCCAGGCCGCGGACTACAGCCTGGCAGGGCGGCGTCTCAACGCCGAGCGCATCTTCGAGCTGTGCGCCTGGCTCGATGCGCAGGAGATCAACGTGGTGTGCAGCATCCTGTCGATCTTCCCCGATCTGCGTGCGCTCAACCGCACACGCTTTCGCCACTACTACGAGGTCTACCTCAACCCGCCGATGCAGACGCTGGTCGAACGAGACACCAAGGGGCTCTACCGCCAGGCGCTGGCCGGCGAGATGAGCGACATGGTGGGCGTGGATATTCCCTTCCCGCCCCCCAGCGCAGCGGATCTGGAAATCGACACCAGCCAACCAGCCGACATCGCCGAACTGGCCCGTGACATCCTGCAACGAGCACAGGGATCGATGGCATGA
- a CDS encoding CDP-glycerol glycerophosphotransferase family protein — protein MASELERFGFLIHNPEMFNHYHAVWQHLPAGSVEIAVTGKTQQDIDAVVAGCQRYQLPWRDAREMLARKERYTTLVSNFPQHYLRGPDSPYLPKSIGRYNLRFMYANGKAGWNFQSWNQVYDSILCFGPYQAEHLEFCQDTLKIQMGYPRFDRFFNQPVDRTVRLTELKLDPSRQTVVWLPTWSTLSSIDLFAAAVARLQARYNVIVKPHPITITDEPARMRELERFTCVIREHIDNVELFQLADFLLCDYGGSAFGGIYTDRNVLLLDLPNAEADPLMGEDSSDIWLRKYLPHLGNQHSGRLEELLEDAGLWEAQRPIRKTLSQYYFAPFYGYAGQVAAVAIANSARSLAGRG, from the coding sequence ATGGCTAGCGAACTCGAACGCTTCGGTTTTCTGATTCACAACCCTGAGATGTTCAATCACTACCATGCGGTCTGGCAGCATCTGCCGGCAGGCAGTGTGGAGATCGCCGTTACCGGCAAGACGCAGCAGGACATCGACGCCGTGGTCGCCGGCTGCCAGCGGTATCAGTTGCCGTGGCGCGACGCACGGGAAATGCTCGCGCGCAAAGAGCGCTACACCACCCTGGTGTCGAACTTCCCCCAGCATTACCTGCGTGGCCCCGACTCACCCTACCTGCCCAAGTCCATCGGCCGCTACAACCTGCGGTTCATGTATGCCAACGGTAAGGCTGGCTGGAACTTCCAGTCCTGGAACCAGGTGTACGACAGCATCCTCTGCTTCGGTCCTTATCAGGCTGAGCATCTGGAATTCTGCCAAGACACGCTGAAGATCCAGATGGGCTACCCTCGCTTCGATCGTTTCTTCAATCAGCCTGTGGATCGCACGGTGCGCCTGACCGAGCTGAAGCTCGACCCCAGCCGGCAGACCGTGGTGTGGCTGCCGACCTGGAGCACGCTCAGCTCGATCGACCTGTTCGCTGCCGCAGTCGCACGTTTGCAGGCGCGCTACAACGTCATCGTCAAACCCCACCCGATCACCATCACCGACGAGCCGGCGCGCATGCGCGAGCTGGAGCGCTTCACCTGCGTGATCCGCGAACATATCGACAACGTCGAGCTGTTCCAGCTCGCCGACTTCCTGCTGTGCGACTACGGTGGCTCCGCCTTCGGCGGCATCTACACCGATCGCAACGTGCTGCTCCTCGACCTGCCCAACGCCGAAGCCGACCCGCTGATGGGCGAGGACTCCTCGGACATCTGGCTGCGCAAATACCTGCCTCATCTTGGCAACCAGCACAGCGGTCGCCTCGAAGAGTTGCTGGAGGATGCCGGTCTGTGGGAGGCCCAGCGACCGATCCGCAAGACCCTCAGCCAGTACTACTTCGCACCGTTCTATGGTTATGCCGGTCAGGTAGCCGCTGTGGCGATCGCCAACAGTGCCCGCTCCCTGGCAGGGAGAGGCTGA
- a CDS encoding acyltransferase, translated as MASIHPSADVKSQLIGEGTTVWQFVVILAQARIGRDCNINAHCFIENDVVLGDRVTVKCGVYLWDGLRVADDVFIGPNATFTNDRLPRSKQYPDSFPQTVIERGASIGAGAVILPGLTIGAGAMVGAGAVVTRDVPARALVVGNPARIVRYLDE; from the coding sequence ATGGCATCGATCCATCCGTCCGCGGACGTCAAAAGCCAGTTGATTGGTGAGGGCACCACGGTCTGGCAGTTCGTGGTGATCCTCGCGCAGGCGCGCATCGGCCGCGACTGCAATATCAACGCCCACTGCTTCATCGAGAACGACGTGGTGCTCGGTGATCGGGTTACGGTGAAATGCGGCGTGTACCTGTGGGACGGCCTGCGTGTCGCCGACGATGTTTTCATCGGTCCCAACGCCACCTTCACCAATGACCGATTGCCGCGTTCCAAGCAATATCCCGACAGCTTCCCGCAGACCGTGATCGAACGCGGCGCCTCCATTGGTGCCGGGGCGGTCATCCTGCCAGGCCTGACCATCGGCGCCGGTGCCATGGTCGGCGCTGGCGCGGTGGTGACCCGCGACGTTCCTGCCCGCGCGCTGGTCGTTGGCAACCCTGCACGTATCGTGCGTTACCTGGATGAGTGA
- a CDS encoding DegT/DnrJ/EryC1/StrS family aminotransferase: MFPFLDLAGINRRDEAALTEAFQRVLRSGWYVLGTEVAAFEAEYAAACGVAHAIGVGNGLDALTLILRGYRQLGRLAEGDEVILPDNSFVATALAVSEAGLTPVLVEPALDTFNIDPAAVEAAISPRTRAIIAVHLYGRLADMQRLRALADQHGLLLIEDAAQAHGAVDARGHAAGALGDAAGFSFFPVKNLGALGDAGALTTNDDALAEQVRKLRNYGSSRKYVHELQGINSRLDELQAALLRVKLARLADDAQARRDLAARYLAGIDNQHLQLPQVPHVSESHVWHQFVMRCEAREALQTHLERHGVPSLIHYPIPIHRQAAYAEFADRHLPLSQRLAGEVLSLPLYPGMANEWVEQTIEACNAFRV, encoded by the coding sequence ATGTTTCCTTTTCTCGATCTGGCCGGGATCAACCGGCGCGATGAAGCGGCACTGACCGAGGCGTTTCAGCGGGTGCTGCGTTCTGGCTGGTATGTGCTGGGTACCGAAGTCGCCGCGTTCGAGGCGGAGTACGCGGCTGCCTGTGGAGTAGCGCATGCCATCGGTGTGGGCAACGGCCTCGATGCACTGACCCTGATTTTGCGTGGTTATCGGCAGTTGGGGCGCCTGGCCGAGGGTGACGAGGTGATCCTGCCCGACAACAGCTTTGTCGCCACCGCGCTGGCCGTCAGTGAGGCCGGGCTGACGCCGGTCTTGGTCGAGCCAGCGCTGGACACGTTCAACATCGATCCGGCCGCCGTCGAGGCCGCTATCAGCCCGCGCACACGGGCAATCATCGCCGTGCACCTGTACGGGCGTCTGGCTGACATGCAGCGTCTGCGCGCACTCGCCGATCAGCACGGGCTGTTGCTGATCGAGGATGCGGCTCAGGCGCATGGCGCAGTGGACGCCCGCGGGCACGCTGCGGGTGCCCTCGGCGATGCGGCAGGCTTCAGTTTTTTCCCGGTGAAGAACCTTGGCGCACTTGGCGATGCCGGTGCTCTGACCACCAACGACGATGCCCTGGCCGAGCAGGTGCGCAAGCTGCGTAACTACGGCTCCAGCCGCAAGTATGTGCACGAGTTGCAGGGTATCAATTCGCGCCTGGACGAGTTACAGGCTGCGCTTTTGCGGGTGAAGCTGGCGCGCCTGGCCGATGATGCCCAGGCCCGACGCGACCTGGCGGCGCGGTATCTGGCCGGCATCGACAACCAGCATCTGCAACTGCCCCAAGTTCCGCACGTGTCCGAGAGTCATGTCTGGCACCAGTTCGTCATGCGCTGCGAAGCACGAGAGGCCTTGCAGACGCATCTCGAGCGTCATGGCGTACCGAGCCTGATCCACTACCCGATTCCCATCCACCGCCAGGCCGCTTACGCCGAGTTTGCCGATCGGCACCTGCCGCTCTCGCAACGCCTGGCTGGCGAGGTGCTCAGCTTGCCGCTATACCCGGGAATGGCAAATGAATGGGTCGAGCAGACCATTGAAGCGTGCAACGCTTTCCGCGTCTGA
- a CDS encoding sugar 3,4-ketoisomerase, with amino-acid sequence MSLQHCKIIDLPIVEDRRGNLTFIEGGRHIPFDIQRVYYLYDVPGGSHRGGHAHKGLHQLLIAMSGSFDILLDDGRTKFKYHLNRSYYGLYIPPMIWREIDNFSSGSVCMVLASEHYSEDDYYRDYDQFSLAASGK; translated from the coding sequence ATGTCTCTTCAGCACTGCAAGATCATCGATCTGCCAATCGTCGAGGATCGGCGTGGCAACCTCACTTTCATCGAGGGAGGGCGACACATTCCCTTCGATATCCAGCGTGTCTACTACCTCTATGACGTTCCCGGCGGCTCTCACCGCGGCGGCCATGCTCACAAGGGGCTGCACCAGCTGTTGATCGCCATGTCGGGCAGTTTCGACATCCTGCTGGATGATGGGCGAACCAAGTTCAAGTACCACCTCAACCGTTCCTATTACGGTCTTTATATTCCGCCGATGATCTGGCGCGAGATCGACAACTTCTCCAGCGGCTCGGTGTGCATGGTGCTGGCGTCCGAGCACTACAGCGAAGACGATTACTACCGCGACTACGACCAGTTCTCCCTGGCTGCCAGCGGCAAGTAA
- a CDS encoding glycosyltransferase, with product MSQGSHLPDAVVSARVVSARSAKGCVDLTELAAAESWSPAPLEMVGFSLPESLRQARQRMLAQYRGRFHDVRLVAGMAGIGDIANGEYVCDGVYDNLGRVNNAWYEKHGLRVDDSGACAFFAGKGESLQVANAISFFGWENGNYAHWLSEKLGRFYWIEQADLPHDTVVLVEAGLPASIMDALALFWPRERTLCVPPGSACQVAVLHHFSDTADIWEPRAGYVYRGDEYHLYPPAIAWMASQVKARCAAVEGQDKAYLIRPPGGNGRTIVNQQELIRELSRDGFQAFQPEVRDFASQVRALAGCELAILGSGAAAANLLWMPRGGTLVMLIQDNPQMWYWFFHALAAAVGVRLVYHPVKGLPGTHSVVYHWNVEIPIEALRQWLAQDAQRASQALPEQPLGVATLQSELAGRRRRTLPEPLSVEPQEEGVDVTVAVMSYNNAAFLAQTLDSILAQEGVRLEVVVYDDCSKDDSLEVLKRYAGEPRLHFEVNPQNLGMTGNYNKCVAAGRGRYVVVLGSDDVLYPGHLASLVEAMDASPQAALGYTQCYWIDEQGVRQQYADHPGHRRASYCGGRDEVIDLLCFDNYITPSAAMLRRSALHLVALPEGGIHRHDMLAGDWELWIRLARVAPDFVFLRQPSVGYRVHGGQISKSFYGSDRPLREHTEILEMCLDDALTRVRMRGAAQPIWQLYRQRFEAYPAEVRAPLQVRIDAVRRALLEQNSHDEVATCLFSIILTTYNRADLLKDALASVGNQILRDFEVILINDNGEPVEHLLADYAFPITYIRQGRNQGLSAARNAGLKLARGRYIVYLDDDDIYLPNHLAVLAEAFEQHPDSVIYTGVEYVNEKLEDGQRIELGRDQPFRHEVFDRDRLFVQNYIPVNTWAHPRQMLATVGEFDTGLAAFEDWDMLLRMATRYPFVHVPTVTSEVHTRAPGAGGDHMLGRERKNFPALYRELYERYGGSASEGQQRGRQQMLESLGERPRDGLAQWLAKRLPTAAENRLISDYLQGRQGGPLIGVVVVDTEGQSEALMVTLKSLLGERCLYATLRILVITPADVPATSAADKLHFLQMTDEPMVAQINRAVEASDCQWFMLARAGDEFTQSGLMVAGLELAGNPECRAVYGDQLQRLPDGSLGGAFLPGFNLDLLLSFPMVMARHWLYRRDLFLAVGGFDSAFPDAFEFELLTRFIEQEGLAGLGHIDEPLLITEAPALRDNPDERRVIERHLGNRGYQAQVLPGLPGRYRVHYGHGAVPLVSIILATDVPLAALQRCTDSLLEKTAYGHYELLLADSGTRADVSAWLREVALLGDDKVRVFPAETGLAQNRAAEQARGEYLLLLSGEAAIVNADWLDELLNHAQRPEVGVVGGKLLTPNGRIAQAGLLLGVNGPATAAFAGEAMDAAGYMQRLQVDQNYSAVGEQCLMVRAEVFRQIGGMDAGLNAFRDVDLCLRVRDAGYLTVWAANAIILHEAERVRASTAAEDQLYERYLPQLANDRAYNRNLALSGRGFDLESDASLTWRPLSWRPLPVVLAHPADPWGCGHYRVIQPLSALKSQGLADGTLSMGLLQVTDLERYDPDVVVLQRQIGDDRLEAMRRLKRFSRAFKVYELDDYLPNLPLKSVHRDQMPRDILKSLRRGLEFVDRFVVSTQPLAEAFAGLHGDIRVIENRLPLKWWKGLQSQRRRGRKPRVGWAGGVSHTGDLDLIVDVVRELTGEVEWVFMGMCPDAIRPFINEFHPGVDIESYPVALANLDLDLALAPVEANLFNECKSNLRLLEYGACGFPVICSDLVCYRGDLPVTRVKNRFRDWVDAIRMHISDLDATAQAGDRLREAVYRDWMLDGENLERWRKAWMPD from the coding sequence ATGTCCCAGGGAAGTCATCTGCCAGACGCAGTGGTCAGCGCCAGGGTCGTTTCCGCCCGAAGCGCCAAGGGCTGTGTCGATCTGACCGAGCTGGCCGCCGCCGAGAGCTGGTCGCCGGCACCGCTGGAGATGGTGGGGTTCTCTCTGCCGGAAAGCCTACGGCAGGCCCGGCAGCGCATGCTGGCTCAGTACCGCGGACGCTTTCACGATGTGCGCCTGGTCGCCGGTATGGCCGGCATTGGCGATATCGCCAATGGTGAGTATGTCTGCGACGGTGTGTACGACAACCTTGGGCGAGTGAATAACGCCTGGTATGAAAAGCATGGGTTGCGTGTCGATGACAGCGGCGCGTGCGCGTTTTTCGCCGGCAAGGGCGAGTCGTTGCAGGTGGCCAATGCCATCAGCTTCTTCGGCTGGGAAAACGGCAACTATGCGCACTGGTTGAGCGAGAAGCTCGGGCGCTTCTACTGGATCGAGCAGGCCGACCTGCCACACGATACCGTGGTGCTGGTCGAGGCTGGCTTGCCGGCTTCTATCATGGATGCCCTGGCCTTGTTCTGGCCGCGTGAGCGTACGCTTTGCGTGCCGCCGGGAAGTGCTTGCCAGGTGGCTGTGCTGCACCATTTCTCCGACACCGCCGATATCTGGGAGCCGCGTGCCGGCTACGTCTATCGCGGTGACGAATACCATCTCTATCCGCCGGCCATTGCCTGGATGGCGAGCCAGGTCAAGGCCCGCTGCGCTGCGGTCGAGGGCCAGGACAAGGCCTATCTGATTCGGCCGCCGGGCGGCAATGGCCGTACCATCGTCAACCAGCAGGAGCTGATCCGCGAGCTCAGTCGCGATGGCTTTCAGGCTTTTCAGCCGGAGGTGCGCGACTTTGCCTCGCAGGTGCGTGCGCTCGCCGGTTGCGAACTGGCGATCCTCGGTTCTGGCGCGGCTGCCGCCAATCTTCTGTGGATGCCCCGTGGCGGCACCCTGGTGATGCTGATCCAGGATAATCCGCAGATGTGGTACTGGTTCTTCCATGCCCTGGCTGCTGCGGTGGGCGTGCGTTTGGTCTATCACCCGGTCAAGGGCTTGCCGGGCACCCACAGCGTTGTCTACCACTGGAACGTGGAAATTCCCATCGAGGCCCTGCGCCAATGGCTGGCCCAGGATGCACAGCGCGCCAGCCAGGCGCTGCCTGAGCAGCCGCTGGGCGTCGCGACTTTGCAGAGCGAGCTCGCCGGGCGGCGCCGCAGAACGCTGCCCGAGCCGCTTTCTGTCGAGCCACAGGAGGAGGGCGTAGATGTCACCGTTGCGGTGATGTCCTACAACAATGCCGCATTCCTGGCTCAGACCCTCGATTCGATCCTGGCTCAGGAGGGTGTACGGCTCGAGGTGGTGGTCTACGACGACTGCTCGAAAGACGACAGCCTGGAGGTTCTGAAACGCTATGCCGGCGAGCCGCGCCTGCATTTCGAGGTCAACCCCCAGAACCTGGGCATGACCGGCAACTACAACAAGTGCGTGGCGGCCGGGCGCGGTCGTTACGTGGTGGTACTGGGTTCCGATGACGTGCTCTACCCGGGCCACCTGGCCTCGTTGGTCGAGGCCATGGATGCCAGTCCGCAGGCTGCGCTGGGCTATACCCAGTGCTACTGGATCGACGAGCAGGGGGTACGCCAGCAGTACGCGGATCACCCAGGGCACCGGCGTGCATCGTATTGCGGTGGGCGCGACGAAGTAATCGACCTGCTGTGTTTCGACAACTACATCACGCCTTCCGCCGCCATGTTGCGCCGTAGTGCACTGCATCTCGTCGCACTGCCGGAAGGCGGCATCCACCGCCACGACATGCTCGCTGGCGATTGGGAACTGTGGATTCGCCTGGCCCGTGTGGCGCCCGATTTCGTATTCCTGCGCCAACCCAGCGTCGGCTATCGGGTGCACGGCGGACAGATCTCCAAGAGTTTCTATGGCAGTGACCGTCCGCTGCGCGAGCACACCGAGATTCTCGAGATGTGTCTGGATGACGCGCTGACCCGTGTGCGCATGCGAGGCGCTGCGCAACCGATCTGGCAGCTCTACCGCCAGCGTTTCGAGGCCTACCCGGCCGAGGTTCGGGCGCCGCTGCAGGTGCGCATCGATGCCGTCCGCCGTGCGCTGCTGGAGCAGAACAGCCATGATGAGGTTGCGACGTGCCTGTTCTCCATCATCCTCACCACCTACAACCGTGCCGATCTGTTGAAGGATGCTCTGGCCAGCGTCGGCAACCAGATCTTGCGCGATTTCGAAGTCATTCTGATCAACGATAACGGCGAGCCGGTTGAACATCTGCTGGCCGATTACGCGTTCCCCATCACCTATATCCGCCAGGGCCGCAACCAGGGCTTGTCAGCCGCGCGTAACGCCGGTCTCAAGCTGGCGCGTGGGCGCTACATCGTCTACCTCGACGATGACGACATCTACCTGCCCAACCACCTGGCTGTGTTGGCCGAGGCCTTCGAGCAGCATCCAGATAGCGTCATTTATACCGGCGTCGAGTACGTCAATGAAAAGCTGGAGGATGGCCAGCGTATCGAGCTTGGTCGTGACCAGCCGTTCAGGCACGAGGTGTTCGACCGCGATCGCCTGTTCGTGCAGAATTACATCCCGGTCAACACCTGGGCACATCCGCGCCAGATGCTGGCCACTGTCGGTGAGTTCGACACCGGGCTGGCGGCGTTCGAAGACTGGGACATGCTCCTGCGTATGGCCACGCGCTACCCGTTCGTGCACGTACCGACGGTGACCAGCGAAGTCCACACCCGTGCCCCGGGCGCCGGCGGCGACCACATGCTCGGTCGTGAGCGCAAGAACTTCCCGGCGCTGTATCGCGAGCTCTACGAGCGCTACGGCGGTTCCGCCAGCGAGGGGCAGCAGCGTGGTCGTCAGCAGATGCTCGAAAGCCTGGGGGAACGACCCAGGGATGGGCTTGCGCAGTGGCTGGCCAAACGCTTGCCGACCGCAGCTGAAAACCGCCTGATCTCCGACTATCTGCAGGGGCGCCAGGGCGGGCCGCTGATTGGCGTGGTGGTAGTCGATACCGAGGGGCAGTCCGAGGCGCTGATGGTCACGCTCAAGAGCCTGCTCGGCGAGCGCTGCCTCTATGCGACGCTGCGTATCCTGGTGATCACCCCGGCCGACGTGCCCGCCACCTCGGCGGCGGACAAGCTGCATTTCCTGCAAATGACTGATGAGCCCATGGTTGCGCAGATCAACCGCGCGGTCGAGGCGAGCGATTGCCAGTGGTTCATGTTGGCGCGTGCCGGCGATGAGTTTACCCAGAGCGGTCTGATGGTCGCCGGGCTCGAACTGGCTGGTAACCCCGAATGCCGCGCGGTGTATGGCGATCAACTGCAACGCCTGCCGGACGGCAGCTTGGGCGGGGCCTTCCTGCCGGGCTTCAACCTGGATCTGCTGCTCAGCTTCCCGATGGTGATGGCGCGTCATTGGTTGTATCGCCGCGATCTGTTCCTCGCTGTCGGTGGCTTCGACTCGGCGTTCCCCGATGCTTTTGAGTTCGAACTGCTGACCCGCTTCATCGAACAGGAAGGCCTGGCTGGCCTGGGGCATATCGATGAACCGCTGTTGATCACCGAAGCGCCTGCACTGCGTGATAATCCTGACGAGCGCCGGGTAATCGAGCGTCACCTGGGTAATCGAGGCTATCAGGCTCAGGTGCTGCCCGGCTTGCCGGGGCGTTATCGGGTGCACTACGGCCATGGCGCTGTTCCCCTGGTGTCGATCATTCTCGCCACGGATGTGCCGTTGGCCGCTTTGCAGCGCTGTACTGACAGCCTGCTGGAAAAGACGGCCTACGGTCATTACGAGCTGTTGCTGGCCGATAGCGGCACGCGGGCTGACGTCAGCGCTTGGTTGCGCGAGGTGGCGTTACTCGGTGACGACAAGGTTCGCGTGTTTCCCGCAGAAACTGGGCTGGCGCAGAACCGCGCTGCCGAGCAGGCACGTGGCGAATACTTGCTGCTGCTTTCTGGCGAAGCGGCCATCGTCAATGCTGACTGGCTGGATGAGTTGCTCAACCACGCTCAGAGGCCGGAGGTCGGTGTGGTCGGCGGCAAGCTGCTGACGCCGAACGGACGTATCGCCCAGGCTGGGCTGCTGTTGGGTGTCAATGGTCCGGCGACTGCCGCCTTCGCCGGTGAGGCGATGGATGCGGCGGGCTATATGCAACGTCTGCAGGTGGATCAGAACTACAGCGCCGTCGGTGAGCAATGCCTGATGGTGCGTGCCGAAGTGTTCCGTCAGATTGGTGGGATGGATGCCGGGCTGAATGCCTTCCGCGATGTGGATCTCTGCTTGCGCGTGCGCGATGCCGGGTATCTGACAGTCTGGGCGGCAAACGCGATCATCCTGCATGAGGCGGAGCGGGTACGGGCCAGCACTGCAGCAGAAGACCAGCTCTACGAGCGCTACCTGCCGCAGCTTGCAAATGACCGTGCTTACAACCGTAATCTGGCATTGAGCGGGCGGGGCTTCGATCTGGAAAGCGATGCGTCCCTGACCTGGCGTCCCTTGAGTTGGCGCCCTTTACCGGTGGTATTGGCCCATCCGGCCGATCCCTGGGGCTGTGGTCATTACCGCGTCATCCAACCGCTCTCTGCGCTTAAGTCTCAGGGGCTGGCCGACGGCACCCTGTCCATGGGGTTGTTGCAGGTAACCGACCTGGAGCGCTACGACCCAGACGTGGTCGTGTTGCAGCGCCAGATTGGCGATGATCGCCTGGAGGCCATGCGCCGTCTCAAGCGTTTCTCGCGCGCGTTCAAGGTCTACGAGCTGGACGACTATCTACCCAATCTGCCGCTGAAAAGCGTGCATCGGGATCAGATGCCCCGCGATATCCTCAAGTCTCTGCGTCGCGGTCTGGAGTTCGTCGACCGCTTTGTAGTCTCCACTCAGCCATTGGCAGAGGCGTTCGCCGGTTTGCATGGTGATATCCGGGTAATCGAGAACCGCCTGCCTCTGAAATGGTGGAAGGGGCTGCAAAGTCAGCGCCGGCGAGGGCGTAAGCCTCGGGTCGGCTGGGCCGGTGGGGTCAGCCATACCGGCGACCTGGATCTGATCGTCGATGTCGTCCGCGAGTTGACGGGAGAGGTCGAGTGGGTATTCATGGGCATGTGCCCGGATGCTATCCGGCCCTTCATTAATGAATTTCACCCAGGTGTCGATATCGAGTCTTACCCGGTTGCGCTCGCGAATCTGGATCTTGATCTGGCGCTGGCGCCGGTGGAGGCCAATCTGTTCAACGAGTGCAAGAGCAACTTGCGCCTGCTGGAGTATGGCGCCTGCGGCTTTCCGGTGATCTGCAGTGATCTGGTGTGCTATCGCGGAGATCTTCCTGTGACGCGGGTGAAAAATCGCTTCCGCGATTGGGTCGACGCCATCCGCATGCATATCAGCGATCTGGATGCCACTGCTCAGGCGGGTGATCGCCTGCGCGAAGCGGTTTATCGCGACTGGATGCTGGACGGTGAGAACCTGGAACGCTGGCGCAAGGCCTGGATGCCTGACTGA